TCCAGGCATTTAATCTTGCACTCAAAGCTTAACTATATCTTAGAACgtattttgtgtacataacaTGCTGACACTTAAAcatgttcattatttaattgtatttgacGTTGTAAACTGTTCGTGAGTTCCAGTAATATTATCctttgaaaaacacacacaatagtaccgaaaaaaatacaacttttcAATTGCGCATGCGCTAAAACGTGTGTCTTTTATAATTAATACGACAAACAAGTTTGAAAAACATCTATCAAAGTTTGAAATTTTCCATCGGCCACACGGACCTTAGCTTTTACAATCTTACTTGAACCGGGTCGAAAGGACCGCTGGCCCGACGGATTTACTTCTGCGAGTGTGTAGTATTATGTGAATTGCGAAGCAGGTGACAAGTGCTTTCCTCTATATATAAACGACTACCTCGTGTGACATTATCATGtaaatagtatacatgtacatgttgaaTGTAAGGATTCAtggttatacatatataatagaGCTATTACGTtacatattgtttgttatttaatacgtatttaatttgataatgttcttttaaattgaaaaacaaacataatattattataagaaCGTTATATTCCACTCATTCAAGCGCATTCGTGCATAAACTATCATAAAGTGTATGATAATGTACAGAACATAACTGTGAATGTTTTGTTCTGCCTTTCAGGAGGAGGTATTAACCAACTTGAAAGCATTGACGCTACATCGACAAACGTTACCGACGATCGAAAGGCCTTCACCAATAGAAGAGGAAGTCTTATCCTCTGAAACCAACGAGCATCTACCAACGTCCAACCCTTGGACCATGCTTGCACAGACCGGGCAGTCTCATGTTTACAGAAATGGTCCTCGCACGAGGTTCTTCTATGTTCGCAGACTTAACCCCTCGCCAACTCGTTCCCCTGTGATACCCGCCATAGATCAACAATGAAAAgtcaattgataaaacatatagaGGCTATTGTTATGCTGTAAAATTTCGAGTacttttgtgtaatgaagtttTACGAAATATCATTAGTActtttcatgtttcataattttagaatattttgtctgttagaaacatacatttttggtacttaaagtaaaacagaatttttgataatatccaaattatttcatgacatttatTACTCTATTCAAACATAGTTGTCAAACtttatattatagtatacaCAGCGTAtagcatttttattatcaattagtctgtggaattatttttcttgacaaCCTATCACTAAGTCTAAAGATTGTTGCGAAACTTTagattgtaatataaacagaatGCCCGGCTTAAGTCAGTCTAAGATTAAGTCAGACAATGACATTTTTAGGGCCCAGCCCCTAGTGTCCCCTGCGTCTGGATTAATTGTCTCAATTTCATTGGCCATGTATTGGCATGACTTTTTGTAACATCCTTTGTCATTGGATGATGATAGTTTTGGCAATTCTCTAAAAGTTGTGTCTTTCCTCGCTTGAGTCACTTTTACTGTTGACTTCGAAGTGTTTCATCTCATAATAAAACGAGGAAATAGACACATTTCTTGATCCTTTTTAGATCTCGGGAAGGAGTCATTAAGAGTCGTCCACACGGCACAAAACTATCTAAGAAAAGGAGAATAGCTATTGAGAGGTGCAGTATATTAAGTGAAGCCATCCATCAGTTATACAAACATTGCTatggtaaagtttcatttttaagtttcaaaagCTAAGTTTGAatctttttaatgtttacaccgagagattattttataaagatattatggcatttaagaaacaaatgcTATATAATCTTAATACAATTTGTGTT
The DNA window shown above is from Mya arenaria isolate MELC-2E11 chromosome 6, ASM2691426v1 and carries:
- the LOC128237845 gene encoding insulin-like growth factor II, producing the protein MWQTIVTLILTVLTDAITEAAQVQFVGCGSNLDTMLRLVCQDRGFNGIQKKRNIGFTRHGIVEECCHQPCSLGQLEQYCAVEGTVDTEEVLTNLKALTLHRQTLPTIERPSPIEEEVLSSETNEHLPTSNPWTMLAQTGQSHVYRNGPRTRFFYVRRLNPSPTRSPVIPAIDQQ